Proteins encoded in a region of the Pseudomonas viciae genome:
- the clpS gene encoding ATP-dependent Clp protease adapter ClpS: MHAVSQIRLTFNQDRPDLHDDDSAGIAVQEAKPALQAPPMYKVVLFNDDYTPMDFVVEVLEVFFNLNRELATKVMLAVHTEGRAVCGVFTRDIAETKAMQVNQYARESQHPLLCEIEKDG; encoded by the coding sequence ATGCATGCAGTCAGCCAGATTCGACTAACATTCAATCAGGATCGCCCGGATCTACACGACGACGATTCCGCAGGCATTGCTGTTCAGGAAGCAAAGCCTGCATTACAGGCGCCACCGATGTACAAGGTGGTTTTGTTCAACGATGACTACACACCGATGGATTTCGTCGTCGAAGTGCTCGAGGTGTTTTTTAACCTGAATCGCGAGCTGGCGACCAAGGTCATGCTGGCCGTCCATACAGAGGGACGGGCAGTATGTGGAGTGTTTACCCGCGACATCGCCGAGACGAAGGCCATGCAGGTCAACCAGTACGCCCGGGAAAGCCAGCATCCGCTACTCTGTGAAATCGAGAAGGACGGTTAA
- the cspD gene encoding cold shock domain-containing protein CspD, whose amino-acid sequence MSVVKMSGKVKWFNNAKGFGFIIADGMEEDLFTHYSAINMEGYKTLKAGQPVTFDVIQGPKGLHAVNIKVAITEDTTAPVNARITETH is encoded by the coding sequence ATGTCGGTCGTCAAGATGAGTGGCAAGGTGAAATGGTTCAACAATGCCAAGGGCTTCGGTTTCATTATCGCCGACGGCATGGAAGAAGACCTCTTCACCCATTACTCGGCAATCAACATGGAAGGCTATAAAACCCTGAAGGCCGGACAGCCTGTGACATTCGACGTCATCCAGGGACCCAAGGGCCTGCACGCGGTCAACATCAAGGTAGCCATCACCGAAGACACGACCGCGCCTGTCAATGCCAGGATCACTGAGACCCACTGA
- the icd gene encoding NADP-dependent isocitrate dehydrogenase, which produces MGYQKIQVPAVGDKITVNADHSLNVPDNPIIPFIEGDGIGVDISPVMIKVVDAAVQKAYGGKRKISWMEVYAGEKATQVYDQDTWLPQETLDAVKDYVVSIKGPLTTPVGGGIRSLNVALRQQLDLYVCLRPVRWFEGVPSPVKKPGDVDMTIFRENSEDIYAGIEWKAGSPEATKVIKFLKEEMGVTKIRFDQDCGIGIKPVSKQGTKRLARKALQYVVDNDRDSLTIVHKGNIMKFTEGAFKEWAYEVAAEEFGATLLDGGPWMQFKNPRTGKNVIVKDAIADAMLQQILLRPAEYDVIATLNLNGDYLSDALAAEVGGIGIAPGANLSDTVAMFEATHGTAPKYAGKDQVNPGSLILSAEMMLRHMGWTEAADLIIKGTNGAISAKTVTYDFERLMEGAKLVSSSGFGDALISHM; this is translated from the coding sequence ATGGGGTATCAAAAGATTCAGGTTCCAGCCGTCGGTGACAAAATCACCGTCAATGCAGACCATTCTCTTAATGTTCCCGACAACCCGATCATCCCCTTCATCGAAGGCGACGGCATTGGCGTCGATATCAGTCCGGTCATGATCAAGGTTGTGGACGCTGCGGTTCAGAAGGCCTATGGCGGCAAGCGCAAGATTTCCTGGATGGAAGTCTATGCCGGTGAGAAAGCGACTCAGGTTTACGACCAGGACACCTGGCTCCCCCAGGAAACCCTGGACGCGGTCAAGGACTACGTGGTTTCCATCAAGGGTCCGCTGACCACGCCGGTCGGTGGCGGTATCCGTTCGTTGAACGTGGCCCTGCGTCAACAGCTTGACCTGTATGTATGCCTGCGTCCGGTGCGCTGGTTCGAAGGCGTGCCGAGCCCGGTCAAGAAGCCTGGCGACGTGGATATGACGATCTTCCGTGAGAACTCCGAAGACATCTACGCCGGTATCGAGTGGAAAGCCGGTTCGCCCGAAGCCACCAAGGTCATCAAGTTCCTGAAAGAAGAAATGGGTGTGACCAAGATCCGTTTCGACCAGGACTGCGGCATCGGCATCAAGCCGGTTTCCAAGCAGGGCACCAAGCGCCTGGCCCGCAAGGCCTTGCAATATGTTGTCGACAATGACCGTGATTCGCTGACTATCGTGCACAAAGGCAACATCATGAAGTTCACCGAAGGTGCCTTCAAGGAATGGGCCTACGAAGTGGCGGCCGAGGAATTCGGTGCGACCCTGCTCGACGGTGGGCCTTGGATGCAGTTCAAGAACCCGCGGACCGGCAAGAATGTCATCGTCAAGGACGCCATCGCCGATGCGATGCTCCAGCAGATCCTGCTGCGCCCGGCCGAGTATGACGTGATCGCCACCCTGAACCTGAATGGTGACTACCTGTCCGACGCCCTGGCGGCGGAAGTGGGCGGTATTGGTATTGCGCCGGGCGCCAACCTGTCCGACACCGTGGCGATGTTCGAAGCCACCCACGGTACCGCGCCCAAGTATGCCGGCAAGGACCAGGTCAACCCGGGGTCGCTGATCCTGTCGGCTGAAATGATGCTGCGCCACATGGGGTGGACCGAAGCGGCCGACCTGATCATCAAGGGCACCAACGGGGCGATTTCGGCCAAGACCGTGACCTATGACTTCGAACGCCTGATGGAGGGTGCCAAGCTGGTATCGTCTTCGGGCTTTGGCGATGCGCTGATCTCGCACATGTAA